A genome region from Geodermatophilus bullaregiensis includes the following:
- a CDS encoding ABC transporter substrate-binding protein, protein MRTRTYARSIAVTSAALVALTACGGGDEGGGESGGDASGGGEKQVNIYGTDGNMGSTLGDDFEEEGALAGMKGTTPLTELAGDFRDQLLAIDPDLGNTFNYAGETYDAVVITALAAQRAGTNDANVFKAYVNGITAGGEKCDSYQACLDIINAGGNPDYDGRSGPLAFVDAGEPAAASFGILQFGDDNVIDDSQTEYVLAGDEANATTDEGPAPAAPGTTGEPLVIGTLLPLTGDLAFLGPPEVAGARLAVQDINGAGGVLGQDVRLEEGDSGDATTDTATQTVDRLLQAGVSAIVGAASSGVSLNVIDRITGAGVMQISPANTSDQFTEYADNGLYFRTAPPDVLQARALADLIAADGNNTVGILARNDPYGTGLAENTVENLLAGGLSEDQVVSITYDPNAANFDSEVQQMVDLNPDGIVVIGFEESSRIIQGLNENGIGPQR, encoded by the coding sequence ATGCGCACGCGTACCTACGCCCGCAGCATCGCCGTCACCTCTGCCGCCCTGGTCGCCCTCACCGCGTGCGGTGGCGGCGACGAGGGCGGCGGCGAATCGGGCGGCGACGCCTCGGGCGGCGGCGAGAAGCAGGTCAACATCTACGGCACCGACGGCAACATGGGCTCCACCCTCGGCGACGACTTCGAGGAGGAGGGTGCCCTGGCCGGCATGAAGGGCACCACGCCCCTGACCGAGCTGGCGGGTGACTTCCGCGACCAGCTGCTGGCGATCGACCCCGACCTGGGGAACACCTTCAACTACGCCGGTGAGACCTACGACGCCGTCGTGATCACCGCGCTGGCCGCGCAGCGGGCGGGCACCAACGACGCCAACGTCTTCAAGGCCTACGTCAACGGCATCACCGCCGGTGGCGAGAAGTGCGACTCGTACCAGGCCTGCCTCGACATCATCAACGCCGGTGGCAACCCCGACTACGACGGCCGCAGCGGCCCGCTGGCCTTCGTCGACGCCGGTGAGCCGGCCGCGGCGAGCTTCGGCATCCTGCAGTTCGGCGACGACAACGTCATCGACGACTCGCAGACCGAGTACGTGCTCGCCGGCGACGAGGCCAACGCCACCACCGACGAGGGCCCGGCCCCCGCGGCACCCGGCACCACCGGTGAGCCGCTGGTCATCGGCACCCTGCTGCCGCTGACCGGTGACCTCGCCTTCCTCGGCCCCCCGGAGGTCGCCGGCGCCCGCCTGGCCGTGCAGGACATCAACGGCGCGGGCGGTGTCCTCGGCCAGGACGTCCGCCTCGAGGAGGGTGACTCGGGCGACGCCACGACCGACACCGCCACCCAGACCGTGGACCGCCTGCTGCAGGCCGGCGTCAGCGCGATCGTGGGTGCGGCGTCCTCGGGCGTGAGCCTCAACGTCATCGACCGGATCACCGGTGCCGGTGTCATGCAGATCAGCCCGGCCAACACGTCGGACCAGTTCACCGAGTACGCCGACAACGGGCTGTACTTCCGCACCGCCCCGCCGGACGTCCTGCAGGCCCGCGCCCTGGCCGACCTGATCGCCGCCGACGGCAACAACACCGTCGGGATCCTCGCCCGCAACGACCCGTACGGCACCGGTCTCGCCGAGAACACCGTCGAGAACCTGCTGGCCGGCGGTCTGTCCGAGGACCAGGTCGTGAGCATCACCTACGACCCGAACGCGGCGAACTTCGACTCCGAGGTCCAGCAGATGGTGGACCTCAACCCCGACGGCATCGTCGTCATCGGGTTCGAGGAGTCCTCGCGGATCATCCAGGGGCTCAACGAGAACGGCATCGGCCCCCAGCGCTGA
- a CDS encoding ABC transporter ATP-binding protein gives MSEPLFDVDESGEDVTRADEAAAGATELTPAEKAATREEHLRLAEGALVRADDLVAGYVPGVNILRGCDFYLQEGELVGIIGPNGAGKSTLLKTLFGLIPVRSGNVTLRGEDITSAPAHRLVSLGVGYVPQNNNVFPSLTIEENMQMGVYLRSKTFKERFDYVIDLFPLLGERRKGKAGSLSGGERQMVAMGRALMMDPSVLLLDEPSAGLSPAYQDEVFIRCRRINATGVSIIMVEQNARRCLQICDRGYVLDQGRNAYTDTGRSLMTDPKVIELYLGTLAKAR, from the coding sequence ATGAGCGAGCCGCTGTTCGACGTCGACGAGTCCGGGGAGGACGTCACCCGGGCCGACGAGGCCGCCGCGGGCGCCACCGAGCTCACCCCCGCGGAGAAGGCGGCCACCCGCGAGGAGCACCTGCGGCTGGCCGAGGGCGCCCTGGTGCGCGCCGACGACCTCGTCGCCGGCTACGTGCCCGGGGTCAACATCCTGCGCGGCTGCGACTTCTACCTGCAGGAGGGCGAGCTCGTCGGCATCATCGGCCCGAACGGGGCCGGGAAGTCGACGCTGCTCAAGACGCTCTTCGGGCTCATCCCCGTCCGCTCGGGCAACGTCACGCTGCGCGGCGAGGACATCACCTCGGCCCCCGCGCACCGGCTGGTGTCCCTCGGCGTCGGGTACGTGCCGCAGAACAACAACGTGTTCCCCTCGCTCACCATCGAGGAGAACATGCAGATGGGCGTCTACCTGCGGTCGAAGACGTTCAAGGAGCGCTTCGACTACGTCATCGACCTGTTCCCGCTGCTCGGCGAGCGGCGCAAGGGCAAGGCCGGCTCGCTGTCGGGCGGCGAGCGGCAGATGGTCGCCATGGGCCGCGCGCTGATGATGGACCCGTCGGTGCTGCTGCTCGACGAGCCGTCCGCGGGCCTCTCGCCGGCCTACCAGGACGAGGTGTTCATCCGCTGCCGGCGGATCAACGCCACCGGCGTCTCGATCATCATGGTCGAGCAGAACGCCCGGCGCTGCCTGCAGATCTGCGACCGCGGCTACGTGCTCGACCAGGGCCGCAACGCCTACACCGACACCGGCCGCTCGCTGATGACCGACCCGAAGGTCATCGAGCTCTACCTGGGGACCCTCGCCAAGGCCCGGTGA
- a CDS encoding ANTAR domain-containing response regulator, producing MSSEPTRVLIAEDEALIRLDLKEMLEEEGYVVVAEAGDGQTAVDRARELTPDLVILDIQMPVLDGLAAAEQIASARIAPVIVLTAFSQRELVERARDAGAMAYLVKPFSKNDLVPAIEVARARFTEMAALDGEVRTLEERLETRKVVERAKGRLMSEQGMTEAEAFRFIQRTAMNERTSMKALAERILAPDTPIPTDGAPA from the coding sequence GTGAGCAGCGAGCCGACCCGGGTCCTCATCGCCGAGGACGAGGCGCTCATCCGCCTCGACCTCAAGGAGATGCTGGAGGAGGAGGGGTACGTGGTCGTTGCCGAGGCCGGCGACGGCCAGACCGCCGTCGACCGCGCCCGGGAGCTGACGCCCGACCTGGTCATCCTCGACATCCAGATGCCCGTGCTCGACGGGCTCGCGGCCGCCGAGCAGATCGCCTCGGCGCGGATCGCGCCGGTCATCGTCCTGACCGCCTTCAGCCAGCGCGAGCTGGTGGAGCGGGCCCGTGACGCGGGCGCGATGGCCTACCTGGTCAAGCCGTTCTCCAAGAACGACCTCGTGCCGGCCATCGAGGTGGCCCGCGCCCGGTTCACCGAGATGGCCGCCCTCGACGGCGAGGTGCGCACGCTCGAGGAGCGGCTGGAGACCCGCAAGGTCGTGGAGCGGGCCAAGGGCCGGCTCATGAGCGAGCAGGGCATGACCGAGGCCGAGGCGTTCCGCTTCATCCAGCGCACCGCCATGAACGAGCGGACGTCGATGAAGGCGCTCGCCGAGCGGATCCTCGCGCCCGACACGCCGATCCCCACGGACGGTGCACCCGCCTGA